ATGCGTCTCCTCCCGGGTCAGGCGCTCGCACTCGTCGAGGCTGGCGTCGAACGCCAGCGACCGCAGCCGGTCTCCGAAGACGCGCCAGGCGGGATCGATGCCGCCCGAGCAGCCGATATCGATGAAGGTGAAGCGCTCCGACGAAAGACTTCCAGCGAGGTAAGCGGCAAACGCAGTGCTCATGTCATTCCAGGTCCAAGAACGGCTTCGACGGCCCAGCCTAGCAGAGCCGCCAAAGGTCATATAGCGGGCTCAATCCGCCCGCTGCAGGCGAAAGAAGGCGCCGGCAACCGGGTCCACGAAAAGCGGCGTGCCGGTGAACTTCGCGTGCAACGTCCTGTAGATCGTCGAGGCCTTTGTCGGGTCGGCGACCGTCGCCATGTAGGAGGTGAAGTTCGCTTCGGAAAGCTCCCACACATAGTCGGCGACCACCTGGTAGCCGAGATCCATGGCATGGCCGATCTGGCGACTGAGTTCGGCTGCGATCTCCTCGCCGCTCGCGCTCGGCTGATGGATCGGCCCGTTCACGAAGGCGAGCAGCTTGATTTTCGGTTGGGGTGCGGGGGCGGGTCCCAGTTTGCCGAAGAAGTTCCATTCGCCGCGCCACTCGTAGAAGGTCTCGGAAACGAGCTGCTCGAAACCGTGGACGAGGAAGACGGTGCGCGCCGGATCGGCCTGGCTTTCGATACGCTGAAGCGCGTTGCGCCAAAGCCCGTCGGCGCCCCGTGCCGGCGCCATCCTGTAGACGTTGTAGGACAGCAGAGCGACGCCCAGCATCAGGGCGATCTTCGGCATCGCCGGACCGTAGCGGCGGGTGGCGGCCGCGACGATGGTCGCCCAGGCCACCGTCAGCCAGATCATGACGTTGATCTGCATCTGCGGGTCCTGGGGCTGCGAGTAGAAGTTGAAGACCTCGCCCGCCAGGAAATTCACACCGAAGAGTGCTGCCAGGACCCGCGGGCTCAGCGATCCGGCGCCGCGCCAGACGAGGACCAGCCAGGCGATGGCGATCGCGGTGATGAGAACAGTGGCCGTCAGGACTTCGGTCCGGATGACGCTGAGGTACGAGGCATCCCCCATGTTGGCGCCGCCCAGGAGATACTCGGTGATGCCGACCCAGAGGAAAACCATCTTGCGCATGGCAAAGCCGGCCCAGCCGGATTCGACGGCCTTGCCGGTCCAGAGGAGGTCCCGCACGGTGCCCACGTTGCCGTTGTGCGGCCCCCAGAGCTGCATCGCGACCTCCGCGGTGCCGACCATCGCGGCCAGGAAGATCACGACGCGCAGAAACCTCTTCCAAAGAGGCGCCGGAGCCAGTGTGACGGCGACCAGCAGGGCAGGAAGCGTCGGAAACATCAGCCGCCACTCGAACAGCCAGGACAGGGCGAAGACGACCGCGACCACGGCGATGCGGCCCGGAGTAGGATTGACGAACCAGACGGCGGCGAGGGCCAGCGAGCCGAGCAGAAACGTGTAGGACGGGATGATGTCTTCGTTGCTGATCGACAGATTGAGGAAGAATGCACCGCCCAGGTGAAAGGCGGCCGCGGCCCAGGCCACATCGCGGCGGCCGCTGACGGTGCGTACCAGCAGGTAGACGATGCAAAGGCTGATCGCGCCGAAGAGGCAGTTGATGAGGGCGATCTGCCGCCGCGGATCGCCCGTCTGGATGCCCATCAGGTCGAGCAGATGGCAGAAGACCGCGATGAACGGGTAGTAGTGGAAATTCGACGGGTCGAGGGGCGTCTTGACGTAATCGTTCAGCCAGTCCCGGACCGTCATCGCCTTGAAGACGCCGTTGCTGGTGAGGGCCTGCGGATTGTCGAGCCAGCCGACCAGCCAGACGAGCCCGGCCAGCGACGCGAGAAAGAGGATGGCGAGATCGACGACGCAGGTCCGCTCCGACCACCAGGGGGGAGTGGGATCAGGTCGCCTGGCAATCGTCGTAAGTGTCTGTTTTTCCAAGATTTAAGGTTTCTGCCACACGGCGGGTAGAGGTGCCAAGGGCGGCGGCGCGCGCGGGAAATGCTACCGGCGCGGTGCCATCGGCGTCAGCCGCACGAAAGGGCCCGCCACGGGATCGACATAAACCGGCGTTCCGGTGAATCTCGTGTGAAGCATGTCGTACAGGGCATCCGATTTGCTTCTGTCCGCCACCGTCGACAGGGCCGATTCCATCTTGGCCCGCTCCCAGTTCCAGACGTCGGCCGCGACCACGTCGTATCCGAGGGCCATCGCCTGAAGGATCTGCTGCTCGAGTTCCGCCGCCAGTTCCGGGCCGGTGAGACGGGGACGGTTCACCGCGCCGCTGACCAGCGCCAGCACCTTGAATTTCGTGGCCGGCGTGGGCGCGGGGCCGAGCGCGTCGAAGAACTTCCAGTCTCCGTTCCAGTGGTAGTAGGTCTGGGAAACCAGGCTTTCGAACCCATGCACCAGCAGGAAGCTCTTCGCGGGAGGGACGTGTTCCTCGATGCGCTGGAGCGTGTTTCGCCAGCGCGTGTCCTCACCGCGCGTCGCGGCAAGCGCCTGGACGTTGTAGGCGAGGATTCCCACCGACACGCAGCCGAATGCCGCCAGCGCTGCGCGCCGATGCCAGCGCGAGGCATGGGCGACGATCAGGGCCGCGGCAATCGTCAGCCATGGCATGACGTTGATCTGCATCTGCGGATCCTGGGGCTGCGAATAGATGTTCATCACCTCGCCGGCTGCGAAGGTTCCGCCGAAGACGGCGACGATAATGCGCGTCTGCGGGGCGAACCGGTTGCGCCAGAAGAGCAGCAAGGCGGCAATGGCCAGCCCGAGGATGATGACGGTCGCCGCGCCCATCTCGCGCCAATAGAGTGGAAGGGAGGCCAGGTCGCCGAGATTGCGCCCGCCCAGAAGCGTCTCGCTGATACCGGCCCACAGAAACCACCACTTGGCGGCGGCGAAGCCTGCCCAACCGGATTCGACTCCCTTCGCCGTCCAGACGAGATCGACGAGGCGGTAGGGATTTCCGGGCTGGCTCCCCCACAGGAGTTGCAGGACGGCCGAGACGGCGACCGAGGTCAGCAGGAAGGTCGCGATCCATCCGAGGCGCAGCCTGGGACTGCCGGGCGCGATCGCCAGTGCCAGCACCAAGCCCGGCAGGGCGGGAAACATCAGTCGCCACTCGGAGAGCCAGGCAAGGGTGAAGACCGCCGACACGATGGCGACACGCTGGACGGTCGGCCGGACGAACCACATGCCGGCCAGCGCCATGGCGACGAACATCAGCGTGTAGGACGGCATGATGTCTTCGTTGCTGATCGCGAGATTGAGGAAGAACCCCCCGGCGAGATGGAACAGGGCGGCGAGCCAGGCGATCGTTCGGTCACGGGTCAGGTGCCGCACGAACAGGTACACCATCGACAGGCAGGCCGCGGCGCTGGCGGCATGGATGACGGTCATCTGTCGGCGCGGGTCGCCGGGATAGACGCCGATGAAATCGAGAAGGGCACAGAGGCGCCCGAGGATCGGGAAGTAAAGGTAGTTGGAAGGGTCGAGCGAGGCGGTCGCCGGGGCCTGCACCCACGGCTTCAACTGCAGGGCCTTGAAGACGCCGTTCCCCGTGATGCCCTGGGCATTGTCGTACCAGAGGATCAGACCGATGAGCCCGCAGAAGGACAGGAAGCAGATCAGGAGGGCGTCGAGCTTCAAGCCTGCCTCGCCCCGATCGTCTGAAACCTGCCAGTCAGGCTGGATGATTACGGGAGGGGAGAGCGGCGGGGGCATCGCTCGTCTGTGCCAGATTCGTTTTTTGCTGCCAATGCCGGGCATTAAAAAGCCCGCGAGGGCGCGGGCTTTTTCATCCGGACGAGGTCCCAGCCGTCTCTAGCGGCCGGACCCGAGGTACAGGATGTCCGCAACCGCCTCGAACTTCTCGGCCGGCAGCGTGCGCCAGAGGTCGAGCACGGTGAGGCGCTGGCCGTCGCGCTTGCACCAGGCGGGATCGATGTCCTTATACTCCGGCCAGCCGGTGCCGACGATCAGCAGGTCGCACTCGCGCACGGCGCCCTCGAGAGAGGAGGCGCCGACCACCTTGTCGCCCAGCACGGCCAGCGCCGCGTCCTGCGCCAGCGGGTCGTGCACGACGACCACGTATCCTGCGTCGGCGAGATTGGCGGCGAGCTTGACGCTGTGGCTCTCTTCCACGACGGGCGTCTGCGGCTTGTAGGACAGGCCGAGCAGCGCGATGCGCGTGCCGGACTTGGCGAACTTCGCGACCAGGTTCGACAGGCGCTCGATCTGGAAATTGTTGATGCGGTCGGTCGCCTCGGCCACGTCGGCGCGGGCGCCCAGCTTGCGGGCGAGCGCGGCAAACGCCACGTTGTCGCGCGGGAAGCAGGGGCCGCCATAACCCATCGCACCCTTGAGGTATTTCGGGCCGATGCGGGTGTCGGCGCCCAGCGCCTTGGTGACGACGTCGACGTCGGCGCCCGGCAGGCGATCACAGATGTCGGCCAGCATGTTGGCGTAGGAGATCTTGGTCGTGACGTAGGTGTTGACCGAGATCTTGGTCAGCTCCGCGCTCACCCAGTTCATGCGCTGCACCGGCGGCTTCGTCTCGCACATTTGCAGGTAGATGGTGGCCAGCATGTCGCCGGCCTTGGGATCGCTCTGACCGACGAGGATCGAATCGGGGTAGAGCATGTCGCGGACGACGCTGCCCAGCGCGATGAATTCCGGATTGTAGCAGAGGCCGAGTTCAGGCCCGATCTTGCGGCCCGAGGCGGCCTCGAGGGCGGGCGCGATCTCCGCCGACATGGTGCCCGGCATCACCGTCGAGGTGATGACGACCATGTGGTAGCCCTTCTTGTTGCGCAGCGCCTTGCCGAGCGTCTCCATCGCCTGGAGCACGAAGCGGTTGGAGAAGAAACCGGTGCTGTCGGACGGGGTCGGCACGATCACGAAGCTGGCGTCGCTCTTCTGGACGGCCTCGTTGGCGTCCATGGTGGCCGACAGGCGCTCCTTGTTGGCGGCGATCAGTTCGTTGAGCTGCGGCTCGACGATGGGCATCTTGCCTGCGTTCATCGCGTCGACGAACGTCTTGTTCACGTCCAGGCCGACGACGGTGAATCCACGGCTGGCGAGGACCGCCGCAAGGGGGGCACCGAGCTTGCCGAGGCCGACGACCGAGACGCGAGGCAAAGTTCCTGAGGTCATTTCCATGTCCGTTTTGAGGGCCGGTACTGATACTGGTGCTGGCGGCCGGATGCCACCCCGATTTTGCGGGGGCCTGTAGGTCAAACACCGCTTGCGCGCACCCGCCGCAGGGGCGAAAAATCGCCGCCAATCAGGCGCTTGGGGCAGGGGAATTGGATGAAAGTGGAATTTTCGGCCTTTCCGAAGGCCTTTGCGGGCAATGTCGCGGTATTCGTCGGGGCTGACAAGCAGCTCCTCGCGACCGCCCAGTCCATCGATGCCGCGTCTGGCGGTGCCGTCGTTCGCGCCTTCGAGGGCGGCCGGTTCACCGGCGCCAAGGGCCAGACCCTGACCGTTCTCGGTCACTCGGGTGACGTTGCACGCCTGCTGCTTCTGGGCGTCGGCAAGGGCAAGGAACTGGATGGCCGCGCGGCCGAGGGGCTGGGCGGGGTGATCGCCGCCGAAGCCAATGCCGCTGGCCACACCGCCGTCACGGTGGTCGTGGATCCGGTGAAGGGCACCCGCCTGACGCCGGCCCAGATCGCCGCCCACATTGCGCTCGGTGTCCGGCTGCGCAGCTACCGCTTCGACAAGTACAAGACCAAGGACAAGCCCGAGCAGAAGCTCTCGCTGCAGCACCTCACCATCGTCCTGGCCGGTCCCGCCGACGCGCGGAAGGCCTACGCACAGCTCGAGCCCGTGGTCGACGCCGTGTTCCTCACGCGCGACCTGGTGAGCGAGCCGCCGAACGTGCTCTATCCGGTCGAGTTCGCCCGCCGCGCCCGGGAGCTGACCAAGCTCGGCGTGAAGGTCGAGGTGCTGGGCGAGGCCGAGATGAAGAAGCTCGGCATGGAGACGCTACTGGCGGTCGGACAGGGCAGCGGACGCGATTCGCAGCTCCTGGTCATGACCTGGATGAACGGTCCCAAGGGCCAGGCGCCGGTCGCGCTGATCGGCAAGGGCGTGTGCTTCGATACCGGCGGCATCTCGCTGAAGCCGGCCGGCGGCATGGAAGACATGAAGTGGGACATGGGCGGCGCCGGCGCCGTCACGGGTGCCATGGCCCTGATCGCCGGCCGCAAGGCCAAGGCGAACGTCGTGGCCGTGTGCGCCCTTGTCGAGAACATGCCCGACGGCAACGCGCAGCGCCCGGGCGACGTCGTGAAGTCGATGTCGGGTCAGACGGTCGAGGTCATTAACACCGACGCCGAGGGCCGCCTGATCCTGTGCGACGCGATGTGGTACGCGCAGGAGAAGTTCAAGCCGCAGGCGATGGTCGAGCTCTCGACCCTGACCGGCGCCATCATCGTGGCCCTGGGCCATGAGCGCGCCGGCCTGTTCTGCAACAACACGCAGCTCTCCAACCGGCTGCGGGCGGCCGGTGCGGGCATCGGCGAGAAGCTGTGGCGCATGCCGCTGGGACCGAAGTACGACAAGCTGATCGACTCCGAGATTGCCGACATGAGGAACGTCGGCGGCGGCCGCGACGGCGGCTCGATCACGGCGGCGCAGTTCCTGCAGCGCTTCGTGCAGGACGGCGTGGCCTGGGCTCACATCGACATCGCGGGCGTGGCCTGGTCGGGCAAGGGCGACGTGACGACGCCGAAGGGCGCGACGGCCTACGGCGTGCGTCTGCTCGATCGGCTGATCGCCGAGAACTACGAGCGCTGATTCGCCGATGGCGACCGAGGTCAATTTTTATCACCTGACCCGATCGTCGCTGGAAGACACGCTGCCGCGCCTGCTGTCCAAGACCCTGCAGGCCGGGGAGCGGGCGGTCGTGCTGCTGGGGTCGGAAGAACGGGTGGACGCGCTGAACACTCATCTCTGGACCTACGATCCCGACGGTTTCCTGCCGCACGGCGCCGCACGCGACGGTGAAGCCGATCGCCAGCCCATCTGGCTGACGCATCTCGACGAGAACCCCAACGGTGCCGCCTTCCTGTTCGTCGCCGACCGCGCGAAGTCGGAGAAGGTCGGCGACTACAAGCGCTGCTTCGAGCTGTTCGACGGTCGGGACGACACGGCCCTCGCCGACGCCCGCGAGCGCTGGAAGGAATACAAGACTGCCGGCCATGCGGTGGCCTATTGGCAGCAGACCGACAGCGGCGGCTGGGAGAAGAAGGCGTAGTCAGCGCCTGTCGCGTGGCCGCATGTATGCGTGCCAGGCAGCGGCGAGCCGCTCGCGCAGCGGGATGGGTCCTTCGGGACGGTAGAAGTCCGGAGGATCGGTCTCGAACCTCGCCATGTAGCTCCGGTAATCCAGCGGCCGGGCGCGATCTCCCTGGGCCTGCGCCGCCAGCCGATCGAGCCCTCGGTCCACGTCGATGACCGGCTTCAACCTGTCCCGGCAACCGACCAGAAGCTCGGCGGCGGCATCCGGGACATCCCAGGCCGACAGGATCGCCGCCAGCTTCGCGATCTTCTCGGCGCTCAGGTCGGTGAGCTTGGTCGCACCATTCGGGCCCAGCAGATCGAGCCCGTAGTAGGCCTCGCCCTGGAAGGGGCGGCCGGAATGGGTCTCGGCGGGCGTCGGCCAGATGTAGCGAGCCGGAAGCGCGCGCGAGGAGTAGTTGCGGACGTCGAGCCGGAACAGGTCGAAGCCGTGACGGCGCATGAACCGGTCGGTGTTGTGGAAGGAGTGTTCGTCGGGGGAGCCATCGCCCACGAAGTTCACTTCCATCTGCACGGCCAGCAGGTCCTGTGGCAGGCGCCCCTCGAAGCTCTGCAGGATCTGCCAGTCGATGCCGTCGGTATCGATCTTCATGTAGTCGAGATCGGTCCAGCCGCGTTCGCTCAGAAGGTCCGGTACCACGACCGGCTTGTTCGGATCGGCGAGCCCGGTCAGTTCCCAGGCGTTGTGCCGGAGCTGCTCCTCGGCCGATGCCGTCTGCAGCCGTGCGTCGCGGATCTCGCGTGTGCGCATGAAGCTCATGCGGTCGCGCATCTTCATGATCAGCGGCGCGGCCGGCCCGGCCGACAAATCGACCGCCTTGTCGGCGCTGGGACTCACGAAAGCGGCGACGTACGACACATCCGGATTTCGCTCTTCCGCGGTGAGGCGCTGGCATTCGCTGGCGCTCGCATCGATGCCCAGCGCCTTCAGCCTGTCGCCGAAGGCGCGCCATTTCGGATCGAGGCCGCCGGAGCAGCCGATGTCGAGCAGCGCGAAGCGTTCCGCCTTCAGTCTTTGGGCGACCAGTGCCAGGAACGACATCGCGGCGATCGGACTCAGACCGTGGCGACGGGAGTCGCGGGCGAGCCCACGGCGCCCGGCAGGCGCAGCGGCGGCGCCGTCAGCAGGAAGCGCGAACGCTTCCGGTCGCGCAGCCACAGCGCGAGGTCCTTCAGCCACCAGATCTCGCCGAGGTTGAGGCCCAGCTTGAACAGGCAGTGATTGTGGATCGGCAGCGACGGGTGCTCGGTATCATCGGGGCCGGGCTTCGCTGGCACCGCCTCGACACCGTAATTGTCGGCGATCAGCGCGGAGATCTGGCTGTCGGTGATCCACTGCAGCAGGCGCTGGTCGCGGCCGTCGAGGACGCAGCACATCGCGTGCGCGCGCGCCGGGTCGACGTTCTTGTTCATCTTCATGATCTCGTCGGTGAACCCGGTATAGAGCAACAGCATGTCGCCGGGCTCCACCACCACCTTGTCGGCGTCGAGCACGCGCTTGAGGTCGTCGTAGCTCACATACTTGTGGTCGCGGCCGTAGTGCTTCTCGAGGTCGACCAGCACGGCGCGGCCCTGGATCGCCTTGGCCGCCATGTTCTCGACGCCGAGCTTGTGGGCGTAGCTGAGATGGCCGCAGCCGTCGCGACCGGCATCGGGCTGGGGACCGACCACGTCGGAGCCCGGCTTGAAGCCGTTGTAGTAGAGCGGCTCGGGCACGCCGTCGCCGTCGGCATCGAACAGGCCGCCGACATGAGCCAGCGTGTCCCACTGCGTCGAATACTGCAGCGTGAGGATCACGCGGTCGTCGCTCGCCACGTCGGCGAACAGCGGGTTGAGGCTGTTGGTCAGGAAGTTGAAGCGCCAGCCGTTTTCGTCGCCGGTCGGCGAAAGGACCGGCGGCAGGCGCCGCGGGTTCAGGACGTTGCCGCCGGGAAAGTCGAGCGGCAGGCTGAGGCAGAACGACAGGCCTTCTTTCACCTCGGCGATGCCTTCCAGCACCTTCTTCGGAGTAATCAGGTTGAGGCGGCCGAGCTGGTCGTCGTCGCCCCAGTCGCCCCAGGTCGATCCTTCGGGGCGATGCTTCCAGCGCTTCATGATGCGTTTCTCCCTCTTGCCGCGGGGACACTACAAGGGCGGCCGCAGCGCGTCATCACGCATGGCTACCCCGCACAATTCAACCGGCGTTCGCGCTGCGGATCGCCTATGATCGCGGGGACGAGGTCCTCATGTCCGCCGCAACCGCCACGCCGCCGCTTCAGCATGATTTCCGGGTGATCAGCCTGATCGGCATCGCCCACGGCGCCAGTCACTATTACCAACTCGCCTTCGCGACGATGCTCCTGATCGTCCGCCAGGAAGTGGGGCTGAGCTACGCCGATGTCGGCCTGCTCGCCGGCATTTTCTATGGCGTTTCCGGCATCGCGCAGACAGCCGCCGGTTTCGCGGTCGACCGGTTCGGCGCACGCCCGATCCTGGCCGGAGGCCTGCTCGTGGTCGGCCTTGGCCTTGCCTGCATTTCGTTCGCGCATTCCTTCGTGGGTTTCGCCTGCATCGCCGTGATCGCCGGCCTGGGCAACTCGGTCTTTCATCCCGCCGACTTCGCGCTGCTCAATTCGTCGGTGAGCCATAACCGGCTCGGCCGCGCCTTCAGCATCCACGGGCTCGGCGGTTCGCTGGGCTGGGCCGCCGCGCCAGTCATGTACTTCCTCGACAGCCTGTTCGGCTGGGTGGGGGCGGCGCTGATCGGAGCGCTGCCCGGCATCGTCCTCTCGGCACTCGTCTTCATCCACCGCGAGGAGCTGGTCGATCATCGCGTGAAGGTGCGGGCCGCCGCGGCGCTTCCCGGCGCCCGGCCGGCCCTGGCGCTTTTCCTGCAGCCAGCGTTGCTGCTTTGCCTCGCCTACTTCGCGCTGATCGCGGCCAACACTGTCGGCATCCAGCAGTTCGCGGTGCCGGCCTGGAGCAGCATGTTCGGCGTCACGGAGAACTACGCAGCTTTCTGCCTGATCGTGTTCATCGTGGGCTCGGCCGCAGGCATCCTGGTCGGTGGCTACTTTGCCGACCGCGTCCGCCGACACGATCTCGTCGCGGCGTTCGGCTTGCTGGCGGCTGCCTGTCTCACCGTACCGGTCGCCACCCAGACCGTGTCGCCGACCTTCCTGCCGATCCTGCTGGCGCTGGCGGGCGCGGCGGGCGGCATCACCAATCCGTCGCGCGACATGATCGTGCGCAACGCCACGCCGCCCGGCGCGTCGGGCAAGGTCTTCGGCTTCGTCTATTCGGGCCTCGATATCGGCTCGTTCGTGGCGCCGCCGCTGTTCGGCTTCCTGATGAGCAGCGGCCTGCCGGCCGTGATCTTCTGGATCGCCGTGGGGCTCTACACGTTCAACGCCGGCATGGTGATGCTGATCCGGCACAGCAGCACGCCGAAGCCGGCCTATCCGGCGGTGGCCGAATAGCCGTCAGGCGGCGGCTTCCAGCGCTTCCTGCGCGGTCAGCCAGCGCTTCTCGGCATTCTCGACCTCACGCTCGAGGCGGGCCTTTTCCTTCTGGAGTTCGGTCACGACCGTGCCGGGACCGGCATAGATCGCCGGGTCACCGAGCCTGGCCAGCACGCCGTTCAGCTGCTCGGTGAGGCGGGCCAGCATCTTCTCGGCGCTGTCGACGGCCTTCTTGAGCGGCGCCTTGCTGGTACGGTTGTCGGCGGCGGCCTTCCGCTGGTCCTTCTTGCTGGCCGCGTCGGCGGGCTTCTCCGGTTTGGCCGGGCGCGAGCCGCGCTCCTTCAGCAGCTTGGCCTGGTATTCGTCGATGTCGCCGTCGAACGGCTTCACCGTGCCGCCCTGAACGACCCAGAGCGCGTCGGCGACCATCTTCACGAGATGCGTGTCGTGGCTCACCAGCACGACCGCGCCCTCGAAGTCGTTGATGGCGTCGACCAGCGAAGCGCGCGCATCCATGTCGAGATGGTTGGTCGGCTCGTCGAGCAGCAGCAGATGCGGCGCGGTCCGGGTGGCGAGCGCCAGCAGCAGGCGCGTCTTCTCACCGCCCGACATGACGCCGACCTTGAGGTTGGCGCGATCGCGCGAGAAGCCGAAGCGACCGAGCTGTGCCCGGACCTTGGCCTCGCCGGCGCCCGGTCCGAGCGCGCGGGCCATGTGATCGAACGGCGTCGCCTCGAAGTCGAGGCTCTCTTCCTGGTCCTGCGAGAAATAGCCGACGCGCAGCTTGGGCGTCTTCTTGAACTGGCCTTCGCGCGGGTCCAGGCGCTGGGAGATCAGGCGGATGAAAGTCGACTTGCCGTTACCGTTCTGGCCGAGCAGCGCGATGCGATCTTCCATGTCGATGCGCAGGTCGAGGTTGCGCAGCACCAGCGGCCCGTCGGGATAGCCGACCGACACGTCGTCGAGCGTCTCGATCGGCGAGGCGAGGATGTCGGGCGAGGGGAAGTTGAACGAGATGCGCTCGTCGATCGGCACGGAGGCCACGGGGCCGAGCTTCTCGATCATCTTCATGCGCGACTGCGCCTGACGCGCCTTGCTGGCCTTGGCCTTGAAGCGGTCGACGAAGGCCTGCATGTGCTTGCGCTGCGCGGCGACCTTGGCTTGCTGGGCCGCATCGTTGGCGAGCCGCTCGGCGCGCGTGCGCTCGAAGAAGTCGTAGTTGCCGGTGTAGGCGACGAGCTTCTGCTGGTCGATGTGGACGATGTGGTCGCACACGTCGTTCAGCAGGTCGCGGTCGTGGCTCACCATCAGGACGGTGTTGCGGAAGCGCTTGAGGTGCTCCGTCAGCCAGATCATGGCCTCGACGTCGAGATGGTTGGACGGCTCGTCGAGGATCAGAAGGTCGGGGTCGCTGAACAGCGTGCCGGCCAGCGCGACGCGCATCCGCCAGCCGCCGGAGAACTCGCCGCAGGGGCGGGATTGCTTGTCGTTGTCGAAGCCCAGGCCGTTCAGGATCGAGGCGGCGCGGGAAGGTGCGGACGCCGCGCCGATTTCCTCGAGGCGGGCATGGATCTCGGCCAGGCGAACGCCGTCGTGGCAGGTCTGATCCTCAGCGAGGAGGGCGCTGCGCTCCACGTCGGCCGCCAGCACCGCGTCGATCACGGAAATGTCGCCCCCCGGCGGGTCCTGCGGGACCGAGCCGATCCGGGTGCGGCCCATCAGGTTGATCTCGCCGCTGTCGGCCTCGATCTGCCTCTGGATCAGGCGCAGCAGGGTCGACTTGCCGGCGCCGTTACGGCCGACCAGGCCGACCTTCCAGCCGTCGGAAAAGGCCGCCGAAGCGCGGTCGAAGAGCACACGCTCGCCGTGGCGGAAGGAGATGTCGTTGATGTGGAGCATGGGCGGCGGGCATTTACCACGCGCTTCAGCCGCAAACCAAGCTCATAGGGTCTGCTTGCCGGGCCTAAACGCCGCGTCTATAAGGCGCGCCCACAAGCTCGAAATCACGGACTGCACGAGGGAATTCATGGCCGTCGAACGTACTTTCTCGATCCTCAAGCCGGACGCGACCCGCCGGAACCTCACCGGCAAGATCAATGCGCGCTTCGAGGAGAAGGGCCTGCGCATCGTCGCCCAGAAGCGCATCCAGATGAGCCGCCAGCAGGCCGAGGAGTTCTACGGCGTGCACAAGGCCCGTCCGTTCTTCGGCGAGCTCTGCACGTTCATGACGTCCGGCCCGGTCGTGGTGCAGGTCCTGGAAGGCGAGAACGCCGTCGCGAAGAACCGCGAGATCATGGGCGCGACCAACCCGGCCAACGCCGACGCCGGCACGATCCGCAAGGACTTCGCCGAGTCGATCGAAGCCAACTCGGTGCACGGCTCTGACTCGGCCGAGAACGCCGCCATCGAGATCGCTTACTTCTTTGCGGGTTCCGAGATCGTCGGCTGAAGCCGGCGCCTCTCCACAATGAAAAAAGCGGCCCAAGAGGGCCGCTTTTCTTTTGCGCGGTCGGTGGCTCCGCGTCAGCTCAGGATGGCGAACCCGATCAGCAGCGCGATCGAACCGCCGACGCCCATCACGAGGGCGAGCAGGGGCAGATGGCCCACCAGGCCGATCGCCATGGCAACCAGCAGCAGGACGATCCAGAGGATCGAAAAGGTCACCAGCTTGTTGAACGACGTGTAAGTCGCCAGGTGAGCCGGATAGTCGTCCTGCGCTTCAGCCATTTCGCGTCCCCGTTGAAACCGTTGGCGTGGTTATAGCCAACTAGGGTTGGGGAGAAAAGAGGAGCGTGGCGTCGCACGCGACGCCTTCGACCGTGACCTTGTTGCCCGCGATGTTCACGCGCCCCTCGGCGAACCAGCGCACGACCAGCGGGTAGAGGCGATGCTCCTGGCG
This DNA window, taken from Reyranella humidisoli, encodes the following:
- a CDS encoding UDP-glucose dehydrogenase family protein, whose product is MTSGTLPRVSVVGLGKLGAPLAAVLASRGFTVVGLDVNKTFVDAMNAGKMPIVEPQLNELIAANKERLSATMDANEAVQKSDASFVIVPTPSDSTGFFSNRFVLQAMETLGKALRNKKGYHMVVITSTVMPGTMSAEIAPALEAASGRKIGPELGLCYNPEFIALGSVVRDMLYPDSILVGQSDPKAGDMLATIYLQMCETKPPVQRMNWVSAELTKISVNTYVTTKISYANMLADICDRLPGADVDVVTKALGADTRIGPKYLKGAMGYGGPCFPRDNVAFAALARKLGARADVAEATDRINNFQIERLSNLVAKFAKSGTRIALLGLSYKPQTPVVEESHSVKLAANLADAGYVVVVHDPLAQDAALAVLGDKVVGASSLEGAVRECDLLIVGTGWPEYKDIDPAWCKRDGQRLTVLDLWRTLPAEKFEAVADILYLGSGR
- a CDS encoding leucyl aminopeptidase, yielding MKVEFSAFPKAFAGNVAVFVGADKQLLATAQSIDAASGGAVVRAFEGGRFTGAKGQTLTVLGHSGDVARLLLLGVGKGKELDGRAAEGLGGVIAAEANAAGHTAVTVVVDPVKGTRLTPAQIAAHIALGVRLRSYRFDKYKTKDKPEQKLSLQHLTIVLAGPADARKAYAQLEPVVDAVFLTRDLVSEPPNVLYPVEFARRARELTKLGVKVEVLGEAEMKKLGMETLLAVGQGSGRDSQLLVMTWMNGPKGQAPVALIGKGVCFDTGGISLKPAGGMEDMKWDMGGAGAVTGAMALIAGRKAKANVVAVCALVENMPDGNAQRPGDVVKSMSGQTVEVINTDAEGRLILCDAMWYAQEKFKPQAMVELSTLTGAIIVALGHERAGLFCNNTQLSNRLRAAGAGIGEKLWRMPLGPKYDKLIDSEIADMRNVGGGRDGGSITAAQFLQRFVQDGVAWAHIDIAGVAWSGKGDVTTPKGATAYGVRLLDRLIAENYER
- a CDS encoding DNA polymerase III subunit chi; protein product: MATEVNFYHLTRSSLEDTLPRLLSKTLQAGERAVVLLGSEERVDALNTHLWTYDPDGFLPHGAARDGEADRQPIWLTHLDENPNGAAFLFVADRAKSEKVGDYKRCFELFDGRDDTALADARERWKEYKTAGHAVAYWQQTDSGGWEKKA
- a CDS encoding FkbM family methyltransferase, whose product is MSFLALVAQRLKAERFALLDIGCSGGLDPKWRAFGDRLKALGIDASASECQRLTAEERNPDVSYVAAFVSPSADKAVDLSAGPAAPLIMKMRDRMSFMRTREIRDARLQTASAEEQLRHNAWELTGLADPNKPVVVPDLLSERGWTDLDYMKIDTDGIDWQILQSFEGRLPQDLLAVQMEVNFVGDGSPDEHSFHNTDRFMRRHGFDLFRLDVRNYSSRALPARYIWPTPAETHSGRPFQGEAYYGLDLLGPNGATKLTDLSAEKIAKLAAILSAWDVPDAAAELLVGCRDRLKPVIDVDRGLDRLAAQAQGDRARPLDYRSYMARFETDPPDFYRPEGPIPLRERLAAAWHAYMRPRDRR
- a CDS encoding cyclase family protein, which translates into the protein MKRWKHRPEGSTWGDWGDDDQLGRLNLITPKKVLEGIAEVKEGLSFCLSLPLDFPGGNVLNPRRLPPVLSPTGDENGWRFNFLTNSLNPLFADVASDDRVILTLQYSTQWDTLAHVGGLFDADGDGVPEPLYYNGFKPGSDVVGPQPDAGRDGCGHLSYAHKLGVENMAAKAIQGRAVLVDLEKHYGRDHKYVSYDDLKRVLDADKVVVEPGDMLLLYTGFTDEIMKMNKNVDPARAHAMCCVLDGRDQRLLQWITDSQISALIADNYGVEAVPAKPGPDDTEHPSLPIHNHCLFKLGLNLGEIWWLKDLALWLRDRKRSRFLLTAPPLRLPGAVGSPATPVATV